The DNA window AGTAGCGCAGGTCGACCTCTTGATCGGCAGCTGCTTTGCGGGCACCGCTGTCGGCACGTACGTTAAAGCCAATGATGATGGCTGTGGAGGCCAATGCCAGATTGACATCTGACTCGGTGATTCCGCCCACCCCGGTAGAAATGATCTTCACCTTCACTTCATCGGTAGACAGTTTTTCCAGGGCGTCACGCAAGGCTTCTGCCGAGCCCTGCACATCGGTCTTCAACAAGATATTGACGGTGGAAGCCGCACCATCCTGCATCTGAGTGAACAGGTTTTCCAACTTAGCGGCTTGTTGCGTGGCCAGCTTGGTCTCGCGGAACTTGCCCTGCCGGAACAATGCCACTTCACGTGCCTTGCGCTCATCAGCCAGTACCATCACATCATCGCCGGCATTGGGCACACCGGACAAACCCAGCACTTCCACGGGCATAGAGGGTCCTGCAGATTTCACCGACTTGCCGGTTTCATCAAACATCGCGCGCACGCGCCCAAATTCCTGTCCACTGAGCAGCACGTCACCCCGATTCAAGGTGCCGCTTTGGACCAACACGGTCGCAACCGGACCACGGCCTTTATCCAGCTTGGATTCGATCACCACACCGCGTGCATTGCCTTCGCTTGCCGCTTTCAGTTCCATCAGCTCAGCTTGTAACTGCACAGATTCCAACAACGTTTCGATGCCTTCACCGGACATCGCTGAGACATGCACAAACTGAGTATCACCACCCCAATCTTCGGGAATGACATTGTGCTGAGACAACTCGTTTTTGACGCGATCGGCATCGGCTTCGGGCTTATCGATCTTATTGACCGCCACCACCATGGGTACTTCACCTGCTTGAGCGTGCTGCACGGCCTCAAGGGTTTGCGGCATCACGCCGTCATCGGCTGCTACCACCAGAATCACGATATCGGTCACTTTTGCACCACGCGCACGCATTGCGGTAAACGCCGCATGCCCGGGGGTATCTAGGAAAGTGATGCCGCTGTGGCCTTTGAAGGGCACGTGGTAAGCACCGATATGCTGGGTAATTCCACCGGCCTCGCCAGAGGCCACTCGGGCGCGACGGATACGATCCAACAGCGAGGTTTTGCCATGGTCAACATGACCCATCACAGTCACCACCGGGGGTCTGGACAGGAGTTCACCCTGCTCCTCTTGTTCGATGATTAGCTCTTCTTCCACCTCGGTGGCTTCCATCGGTAGAGCCACATGCCCCATCTCTTCCACCACCAGCGTGGCTGTGTCCTGATCGATGGATTGGTTAATGGTGGCCATCACGCCCAAACCCATTAATACCTTAATCACCTCAGGAGCTTTGATGGCCATTTTCTGAGCCAGCTCACCAACCGTCAGCGTCTCAGGGATTTTCACCTCGCGAACCACCGGTGCTGTGGGCCGCTCAAACCCATGTTTACTGGGCATGCTTGGGCTAGCAAAGCGCGCCATCTTACCCTTGCCACGACGGCCGCGCTTGTCACTGGCCACGTGCAACTCTTCACGACGCGAGCGTCCTGAATCCTCTTTACTGTCTTTCCCTTTTCGCCGCTTACCACGTCCCGGCTCAGCCGGGGCTGGCGGCGGAGTAAGCGCCTCAGGAACCGCTGGCGCCACCTGTTTTTGCGCGGCCTCTGCCGCCAAACGCGCGGCTTCTTCCTCAGCTTCCTGCGACTGCCGGTCTGCCTCACGACGCGCCTCTTCCTCAGCCTGCGCGATCATCATGGAGTGCACTTCAGCTTCAGCAGCTTTTTGTGCTGCTTCCAGATCCAAGCCCTCTGACTCGGCGCTAGGTTGTTCTTCCGGCGCGGCCGGTTCCACAGCCTCGGGCTGCGATGCCTCAACGGCTGGCACTTCGGGGCTGGGCTCTGGCTTCACAGGAGCGCTTGGTATTGCCTCAGCCTCCACAGCCGGCTCTTGCGCCTCACTGGCCTCTTCCGACTTCACATAAGTGCGTCGCTTTCGCACTTCAACGCTGACGGTTTTAGCGCGACCCTGAGCCCCCGAGACCTTGAGTTCGGTAGTGCTGCGGCGTTTCAACGTAATACGGCGTCCTGATGAACCCGCATTATTAGCCCCCTGCGACTTGCGCAGATGATCGAGCAATTGCAGCTTTTGCTCTTCGGTGACCATTTGATCGGCATCAGCAACAGGAATGCCTGCCTCAGCGAGTTGCTCCAGCAATCGCTCCACAGGGGTTCCTACTGTTTCTGACAACTGTCTGACTGTGACTTCTGTCATAGCTTCTTACCTCCGATCTTTTGACGCTACACGCCGCTTATGGGCCTGATCCAATGGACTGCAGGATCCTGCCCTAGCTTTCCTTGGTCTCTTCTGCAAACCATGGCGCACGCGCCTCCATAATCAAACTCGCGGCTCGCTCGGGATCCAAGGAAACCTGTTCCACCAGATCATCCACAGCCTGCTCAGCCAGATCCTCCATCGTGCAGATACCACAGGTGGCCAACTGATTGGCCAGTGCTTCATCCATACCCTGCATCGACAATAAGTCTGCGGCGGGCTTACCATCACCACCCTCTCCGGTGGCAATCGCGCGGGCCAACAGCGCGTCGCGCGCGCGGGCGCGCAGCTCTTCAACGATGTCCTCATCGAATTCCTCGATGTTCACAATCTCGGCGGCGGGCACATAAGCCACTTCATCGATACTCGAGAAACCTTCCTGAACCAAGATGACGGCGACTTCCTCATCCACATCCAGGCTATCCATGAACATTTGCTGAAGTTCCGCAGCTTCCTGCTCACTTTTCTCAACAGCCTGCTCTTGACTCATCACGTTCAGCTCCCAACCCGTGAGCTGCGAAGCTAAGCGCACATTTTGACCACCACGGCCGATGGCTTGAGAGAGTTTCTCTTCGCTTACGGCGATATCCATGCTGCGACTTTCTTCGTCGACAACGATGGAGAGCACCTCCGCGGGCGACATCGCATTAATCACGAATTGTGCCGGGTTGTCATCCCAAAGAATAATATCGATGCGCTCACCAGCCAATTCGTTAGACACCGACTGTACCCGCGAGCCCCGCATACCGACGCAAGCACCAACGGGGTCCAGACGCGGATCGTTGGAGCGCACCGCAATTTTCGCGCGCATGCCCGGATCGCGAGCCGCGGCCAAAATATCAATCAGCCCCTGCCCCACTTCCGGAACCTCAAGCTTGAATAGCTCAATCAAGAACTCAGGAGCGGTACGCGTCACAAATAACTGAGGCCCACGAGCTTCGGGCCGCACCTCACGCAGGTAGCCTCGTAAGCGGTCATTGGGGCGAACGGATTCGCGGGCAACCATTTCTTCACGGGGGATAAAAGCTTCGGCGTTATTACCCAGGTCCAGATAAACGCCACTGCGTTCAGCGCGTTTCACGGTACCCATCAACAACTGACCAATGCGCCCTTCGTATTCTTCAACCACCTTGGCACGCTCGGCTTCGCGCACTTTCTGGACAATCACTTGCTTGGCTGTTTGCGCAGCAATACGTCCAAAACCCTCGGCTTCAATGGGCTCTTCGATATAGTCGCCAATTTGAATATCGGGGTGATTCTGAATGGCGTAGCTATAGAGGATTTGTCGTTCAGGGGTCTCAAACTCGGGATCTTCATCGTCCATCACCAGCCAGCGGCGAAACGCTTCATACTCACCAGTCTCGCGGTGAATACTGACGCGCACATCCATATCGCCGCCATGTTTACGGCGCGTGGCAGAAGCCAATGCAGATTCAATGGCTTCGAAAATGACGTCTTTGGTCACGCCTTTTTCGTTGGACACCACATC is part of the Ectothiorhodosinus mongolicus genome and encodes:
- the infB gene encoding translation initiation factor IF-2, with translation MTEVTVRQLSETVGTPVERLLEQLAEAGIPVADADQMVTEEQKLQLLDHLRKSQGANNAGSSGRRITLKRRSTTELKVSGAQGRAKTVSVEVRKRRTYVKSEEASEAQEPAVEAEAIPSAPVKPEPSPEVPAVEASQPEAVEPAAPEEQPSAESEGLDLEAAQKAAEAEVHSMMIAQAEEEARREADRQSQEAEEEAARLAAEAAQKQVAPAVPEALTPPPAPAEPGRGKRRKGKDSKEDSGRSRREELHVASDKRGRRGKGKMARFASPSMPSKHGFERPTAPVVREVKIPETLTVGELAQKMAIKAPEVIKVLMGLGVMATINQSIDQDTATLVVEEMGHVALPMEATEVEEELIIEQEEQGELLSRPPVVTVMGHVDHGKTSLLDRIRRARVASGEAGGITQHIGAYHVPFKGHSGITFLDTPGHAAFTAMRARGAKVTDIVILVVAADDGVMPQTLEAVQHAQAGEVPMVVAVNKIDKPEADADRVKNELSQHNVIPEDWGGDTQFVHVSAMSGEGIETLLESVQLQAELMELKAASEGNARGVVIESKLDKGRGPVATVLVQSGTLNRGDVLLSGQEFGRVRAMFDETGKSVKSAGPSMPVEVLGLSGVPNAGDDVMVLADERKAREVALFRQGKFRETKLATQQAAKLENLFTQMQDGAASTVNILLKTDVQGSAEALRDALEKLSTDEVKVKIISTGVGGITESDVNLALASTAIIIGFNVRADSGARKAAADQEVDLRYYSVIYEAIDDVKQALSGLLSPEMREEIIGLAQVRDVFKSSQFGAVAGCLVIEGSVKRGNPIRVLRDNVVIYEGELESLRRFKDDVNEVKPGTECGIAVKNYNDVKPGDQIEVYHRIEVARSL
- the nusA gene encoding transcription termination factor NusA, translated to MSKEILMVVDVVSNEKGVTKDVIFEAIESALASATRRKHGGDMDVRVSIHRETGEYEAFRRWLVMDDEDPEFETPERQILYSYAIQNHPDIQIGDYIEEPIEAEGFGRIAAQTAKQVIVQKVREAERAKVVEEYEGRIGQLLMGTVKRAERSGVYLDLGNNAEAFIPREEMVARESVRPNDRLRGYLREVRPEARGPQLFVTRTAPEFLIELFKLEVPEVGQGLIDILAAARDPGMRAKIAVRSNDPRLDPVGACVGMRGSRVQSVSNELAGERIDIILWDDNPAQFVINAMSPAEVLSIVVDEESRSMDIAVSEEKLSQAIGRGGQNVRLASQLTGWELNVMSQEQAVEKSEQEAAELQQMFMDSLDVDEEVAVILVQEGFSSIDEVAYVPAAEIVNIEEFDEDIVEELRARARDALLARAIATGEGGDGKPAADLLSMQGMDEALANQLATCGICTMEDLAEQAVDDLVEQVSLDPERAASLIMEARAPWFAEETKES